From Mesorhizobium sp. Pch-S:
TACCGGGCCAGCGCCCAGCCGGCCATCGCAGTGAGCGCCACCGACAGCAGCGTGTAGACCGACGCCACGACGATCGAGATCATCATGGCGCGGATGAAATCCGTGTCGTGCTGCAGGTTGGCGAAGTTGTCGGCGAAGGCCGTCGACGGCAGCAGCTGTATGGCCGAGCCGAAGATGCCGTCGTCGGGCAGCGTGGCGAAGACGACCATGGTCCACAGCGGGAACAGCCAGATCAGCGCCAGCGGCAGCAGCACGGCGTGGAGGGCGATGGCGCGCCCCATCCGGGCGGTGAAAGACGGCATCAGCGGCGCTCCTTTCCGGCCCACATGTTGAGCAGCGAAAGCGCCATAGCGATTGCCGCGATGGTGTAGGCGATGCTCGACGCATAGCCGAAGTTGAACGACAGGAAGCCCTGCCGGTAGAGCAACATGCCGAGCGTTTCGGTGGCACCGCCGGGACCGCCGCGGTTGGTGATGAGGAACGGTTCGGTGAACAGCTGCATGGTGCCGATGATCGACAGCACGATGCAGAACAGGATGATGGGCCGCAGCAGCGGCACGGTGATGAACAGGAACTGGCGTGTCTTCGAGACCTTGTCGAGGGTGGCAGCCTCGTAGAGGTCCTGCGGGATGGACTGCAGCCCGGCCAGGATCAGGATGGCGTTGTAACCGGCCCAGCGCCAGGTGACGGCGATGATGATCAGCGCCATGGCCGCGGTCGGGTTCGAGGTCCAGGAGATCGGCGCGACGCCGATAAGCGCGAGCAGCTTGTTGATGATGCCGAACTCGTAATTGAACATCAGCCGGAAGACGGCTGCATAGGCGACCTCGCCGACCACGACGGGTGCGAAGAAGGCGAAACGGAACAGGCCGCGTGCCCTGAGCAGAGGCGAGTGCAGCAGCACGGCCAGCACCGTCGCCAGCGTGATCATGACCGGCACCTGCACGACGAGGATGATCAGCGTGTTCTTCAGCGCATTGGCGAAGGCCGGATCGACCAGCAGGCGACCCCAGTTGGCCTGCGGCGCGAATGTCCATGGCAGGCGGCGCGTGTTGAGGAACGACATCCAGAACGAGCTGATGATCGGCCACACCCAGAAGGCGAGGAAGATCAGCAGATAGGGCGTCAGGAAACCATAGGCGGTGAGTGTGCGGGGCCGCATTCCAACTCCACGAAACATAAAACGCCGGCGACAGACCGATACGCAGGTTCATGGGGCTAGAGCATCCTCTGCGCGTCCGAATGGACGCTCTAGCCCCGCTGCCGGCGTCCCTGGGGAGGTTACTGGGACAGGGGCAGACCCGTCGCCAGCTCGATCTGACTGGCGGCATCGTCGAGCGCTGCCTTGGCATCCGGATAGCCGCCTTCGATGTATTTCAGCTGCGTGGCGGTGAGGATCTTGTTGGCGTCGGTGAAATAGGTGGTGCCGCGGCTTGGCTTGACCTTGGGCAGGGTCGACAGCACGTCGACCCATATCTTCTGGTCGCCCCAGTAAGGCTGGCCCGACTGCACGAACGGATCATCGAGCGCGGACAGCAGCGACGGCACCAGCCCATAGGCCTTGAGCATGGTGACCTGGCCTTCGACCGTGCCCAGCGCGTAGCTGGTGAAGGCGTAGGCGGCTTCCTTGTTCTTCGAGGCCTCGGTGATCGCCAGCGACGAGCCGCCCAGATTGGCCGCATGCGAACCATCCACGGTTGCGCTGGGCAACGCATAGACACCCCATTTGCCGGCGAGTTCCTTGGCATTGGAGCGGATCGTGCCCTCGTACCAGCCGCCGAAGATATGCGTGGCGACCTTGCCGGCCTTGGTGGCCTGGATCTTCTCGTCCCAATTGGCGGCGCTGACGAGATTGTCGGCCTTCATCTTCTTCACCGTTTCCAGCGCGGTGACACAGCCGGGCTGATTGACGGTGATGGCGGAGCCGTCCGGCGAGAAGTAACCGCAGCCCTGCTCGTTCGAAATCATGCGGAAGAATTCGTCGTCACCATTGAGGTCGGCCTCGGTCATGACGACACCGGGATTGGCCTGCATGATCTTCTTGCCGGCGGCGATGAAATCGTCCCAGGTCTTGATGGCCGCCGGATCGACCCCCGCCTTCTCATAGAAGTCGCGGCGGTAGAACACGGTAACCGGACCGGAATCCCAGGGCATGGCATAGACTTTGCCGTTGGCCTCCAGCTCGACGCGCTTGAATTCGGGAAACAGCTGGGCCGTGGCATCGCTGTAGCCGAGCGTCTTCAGGTCGGCGAAGCAGTCGGGAAACTGGTTCCAGAAGATCTCGGCTTCCTGGTTTTCGACCGTGATGATGTCGGGCAGTCCGGCTCCACCCGCCGCGCAACCGGCCAGGGTCTTGTCGAAGACCTGCTGGTTGCCGAGGTCCTGGACGTTCACCTTTATGTCGGGGTGCTTCTTGTTGAAACCGGCGATCGTCTCCTTCAGCGACGAGGCGGCGATGTTCCAGCTCCAGATCGTGATCTCGCCGGACTGGGCGAGCGCCGAACCCTGGCTGAGCGCGAGCGCCACCGCCGCGCACACGAGTGTGTTACGCATCCTGTTCCTCCCATTTCGATTGCTCTCTCCCGGAGCAGGCCAAGATTAGCCGATGGAACAGGCCGGTCTCCCGCAAACGGAACATGAATTTGCCGAATGGTAAGATCGTGGACATCCTGTACCGACTGCCCTTCCATTTGCTCTTGGAAAGGACCACGCTACACTGACTGCGGTTCTTCGCTTGCGTAAACAGGAGCTCCGGGCTTGGTGGACGGCAAGAGTGCAGGCGGTTCTTACTGGCGTACCGGCGCAAGCACGGTTGAAGCCTTCCCCACGCAATTGCAGATGTTCCACACGCACCCCGCGGTGATGGAGGGGCCGCACTGGCACGCCCAGGTCGAGGTGAACTTCATCGTGGAAGGCAAGGTCCACTACCGGATGGCCGATCGCGAAGTGGTGCTGACGAAGGGCGACCTCTGCCTGTTCTGGGGCGGCATCCCGCATCAGATGGACTGGCGCAGCGACGACACGATCTATGCGGGCGCGCATCTGCCGCTGGTGCATTTCTTCAGGCTGAACCTGCCCAACGGCGTGCAGCAGCACCTGATGGCCGGCCACGTGCTGATCCTGCGCGCGACCGATCCGGCCGACGGCTGCAATTTCGAGCGCTGGAACCTCTATGCCCGATCCGGCGATCCCGCCAAGGCGGCGCATGCCGTGAACGAACTGCTGCTGCGCATCGAGCGCATGCGTTTCGAGCCCTATGAGCTGTTGCCCGGCGTGGCCGCCGCAATCACGGTCGATGAGTTCGACCAGCGCGCGCTGCCGTTGGCGCTGCGCATCTGCTCCTACATCGCCGACAATTTCCGCGACGACATCAGCATTGCCGACATCGCCGCCGAATTCGCCATCCATCCGAAATACGCCATGAGCGTCTTCCGGCGCTCCACCGGCATGACGCTCAACGAATATCTGAACCTTTTGCGCCTCAGCTATGCGCAGGCGATGCTGATGCGTGAGGACGCCAATGTCCTGCACATCGCCATGGAAAGCGGTTTCGGATCGCTGAGCGCCTTCAACAAATCCTTCCGCAGGCTGGCCGGCATGACGCCATCCAGCTTCCGGCGCGCGGGCACGACCGCCTGACCCCGCGAAGGCTGTCGTGCTGGCTGCGCAGGAACGGGCGCATCACATGTTGAACATGCGCTTCAGCGACCGCGCGAAGGTCTCGTCGTCCTGCTGGCGGCGCATGTCGATGAACATCCTTGCGTCGTGGCCGCTCGGATAACGCAGGCGGTCCTGCCCGTCGGTGGCGGCCGTGAAGATCGTCTCGGCGACATCCGATGTCTCTGCCGCCTGCAGGGTGGCGAAGGCCTCCACCGTGCCCTTCACCAGCGCGGCGTATTCGGGCATGGATTCGTCGGAACTGAAGACGAGCGAGCGGCTGCCGAAATCCGACTTGGTCATGCCCGGCTCGACCAGCTTCACCCGCACACCGATGGCGCCCAGCTCGTAGGAGAGCGCCTCGGTGAGGCCTTCCACCGCGAACTTGCTGCCGTGATAGAGCGAGCCCAGCGGGAACGCGACGCGACCGCCCATCGAGCTGATGTTGACGATGGTGCCGCGGCCGCGGCCGCGCATATGCGGAAGCACCGCCCGTGTGACCGCGAGCAGGCCGACGACGTTGGTGTCGAACTGCCAGCGGATGGTTTCGAGCGACGTCGCCTCAAGCGGGCCATAGGCACCGAAACCGGCATTGTTGATCAGGACATCGATCGCGCCGAACGCCCGCACGCCTTCGGCGACGGCATCGCGAATGCTCGCCTCATCCGTCACGTCGAGGCGCAGGACACGGACGTTGTCGAGCTTGTCGAGCTCGCTCTCGCTTTCCGGCGTCCGCATCGTGGCGATGACGTTCCAGCCACGCGCCTGAAACAGGCTGGCGGTTTCCCGGCCGATGCCGGTCGATGAACCTGTGATGAGAACTGTCTGTGACATGCTCACTCCTTTGCCCACCGCCATGCGGCTGGCTCTCCTGGATTGCAGCCCAGGGATTTGGGCCTGCGATGACGTGGCATGTAGCAATTCCGATTATGGAGATAATCTGCCGAAAACGGGAAGGGTCTTGAACTTGAAGTTCATAGTCGTAAGATGCCGCACAGACCTGCCAACGATGCTCCGGACCATCCTGACCCGATGAATCGCGACCTGTTTGACGGACTGCCGCATTTCCTGGCCGTCGCCCGCCATGGCAGCTTCACCGCCGCCGCGGAAGCGCTCGACATCAGCCCGACAGCGATGAGCAAGGCGATCCGGGCGCTCGAGACGCGCTACCAGGCCAAGCTTTTCCAGCGCACGACCCGGCATGTGCGGCTGACAGATGCCGGCGCCGAACTGTTCCAGCGCCTCGACCGCGCGGCCAACGAGATCAGCGATGCGCTGGCCACACTGAGCACGGCCCAGTCGGTGCCGGCAGGCACACTGCGCCTGACCATCCCGCGAAGCGCCATGCGCTATCCGGTCCTGCCGATCATCGAGCGTTTTCAGGCGCTGTATCCGAGGGTGGTGCTCGACATCTCGCTGAACGACGCGCTCGTCGATCTTGTCGCCGATGGCTACGACGCCGGCATCCGCCTGGGCGAGGCCATCGACAAGGACATGATCGCGGTACGGTTGACACCGGGCAACAGGTGGGCCATCGCCGCGAGCCCCGACTATCTCGCCCGTTCGGGCACCCCGAAGCGGCTCGAGGACCTGTCGCAACACAAGGCCATCCTGTTCCGGTTCCAGGCCTCGCGGACGCTTCACATCTGGGAATTCGAGCGCCGCGGAAGGGCGATCCGGGTGAAGATGCCCCAGCAGCTGATCGTGGACGACCGGCTGGCGCTCGTCCGTCTTGTGAAAGCCGGGATCGGGCTTGGCTATGTCCAGGAACCGGAAGTCCAGGAAGAGGTCGAACGCGGCGAACTGCAACTGCTGTTCGCCGACCAGATCGGCAAGGATGACGGCATCTTCCTGTATTTCCCGACGGCAATGCAGAGCCAGCCGAAGCTGCGCGCCTTCATCGATGTCGCCAGGACGATACACGCCCGATAACTGCGCCGACCCTTTGTGGAATAGCCGGCGACAAATCCAAAAAGTCGCGGTGAAGCGTCGAACGGGATCTTTCGCTTATCTGGCAAGGCTAAATCCCCTTAGCTCCGCCATCGCATTTCGGGCAGCGGCGAAGGTGGAAATCTGAACCGTTGGCGCCATAGACGTGACCGCATTCGACGCGCTCACATTGCAGTGCCCACACATATTGTAGATGGTCAGTACCCTTGAACTTGGTTTTGCGCAGGAGCCGCTGATTGTTCCGGTTCAAATCGCCTTCCTCAGCCATGCAAACCCTCCAGTGTTTTCAAACAGCATAAAAGGATTGGGATCGAATCGCGACCTGTGAAATATCCGCCTCCAAACTATGAAATCTCTATCGCCACCGCGCATTGTGCTCATGCAAGTCTCTTGGTAGTTTTGACCAAAAGATAAAAAAGCCAGCCAGGGGAACCAAGAAACATGTCGATTTCCAACTCCTTCACGCCATCCCGCCGCACCGTCCTCAAAGGCGTCGGTGCCGGTGCCGCACTTGCCATGACCGGCGGCTTCGCCGGCCGCGCTTTCGCCGCCGATCCGATCAAGGTCGCCGCCGTCTATACGGTGCCGGTCGAGCAGCAATGGGTGAGCCGCATCCACAAGGCGGCCAATGCCGCCAAGGAACGCGGCGACATCGACTATGTCTTCTCGGAGAACACCGCCAACACCGACTATGAACGCGTGCTGCGCGAATATTGCGAGGCCGGCCACAAGCTGATCCTGGGCGAGGTCTTCGGCGTCGAGGACGCGGCGCGCGCGGTCGCCGCCGACTATCCGGACGTCGCCTTCCTCGCCGGCTCCAGCTTCAAGCCCGATGCAGCGAAGGCGCCGAATTTCGCGACCTTCGACAACTACATCCAGGACGCCTCGTACCTGACCGGGCTGATCGCCGGTGCGATGACCAAGTCGAAGAACATCGGCATGGTCGGCGGCTATCCGATCCCGGAAGTGAACCGGCTGATGAATGCCTTCATCGCCGGCGTCAAGGAAAGCGCGCCGGACACCAAGTTCCAGATCGCCTTCATCGGCTCGTGGTTCGACCCGCCCAAGGCCAAGGAAACCGCCTTCGCGCAGATCGATGCCGGTGCCGATCTGCTCTACGCCGAACGTTTCGGCGTTTCGGACGCGGCCAAGGAGCGCAAGGTGCTGGCGGTCGGCAATGTCATCGACACGCAGAAGGACTATCCCGACACGGTGGTCGCTTCGGCGCTGTGGCATTTCGAGCCGACCCTCGACCATGCGATCGCGCAGGTGAAGGCCGGCGCGTTCAAGGCCGAGGATTACGGCGTCTATTCCTTCATGAAGAACGGCGGCTGCTCGCTGGCACCGCTCGGCTCATTCGACGGCAAGGTGCCCACCGAGGTAATGGCCAAGGTCGCCGAGAAGGAGAAGGCGATCAAGGACGGCAGCCTGACGATCGAGATCGACGACAAGGAGCCGAAGTCGAGCTGATAGGGGTCGCGATCAGGGAGTTTCGAAGACATGCAGCATCGATCTGGTGCGTCCTTCGAGGCTCGCCCGCATGGTTCTTGGCAATTTTTTCAAAGCTGTGCTGGCTCGCACCTCAGGATGAGGGCTGTCGTGCAACGGCGCCCAAAATCCAACGTGTTTCGAAGTTTCCTCTCGACCTGCCACAACGGTCCTCATCCTGAGGTGCGAGCCCGCAGGCGGTGCAAGGCAAGCCCTGTCTTGGCCGGGCGAGCCTCGAAGGACGCACCGGATGACATCACCTTCGACCAGCTTCATCCAAAATGCTCCGGCACTCAGGCTCTCGGGCATCACCAAGCGTTTCGGTGCGCTGACCGCGAACGACGGCATTTCGTTCGAGCTTCGGCAGGGCGAGGTCATAGCCCTGCTCGGCGAGAACGGCGCCGGCAAGACGACGCTGATGAACATCCTGTTCGGCCACTATGTCGCCGACGAGGGCAGCGTCGAGGTGTTCGGCAAGCCGTTACCGCCGGGAGACCCGAAGGCGGCGCTGGCTGCCGGCGTCGGCATGGTGCACCAGCACTTCACGCTGGCCGACAATATGAGCGTGATCGACAACATCGCGCTCGGCACGCAGCCATTGTTCCGACTGAAACTGGATCGTTCGGCGGCGCGCACCAAGATCGATCAGCTGGCCCGGGATTTCGGCCTGGCCGTCAAGGCGGATGCGCTGGTGGCCGACCTTTCTGTCGGCGAACGCCAGCGCGTCGAGATCCTCAAGGCGCTCTATCGCGACGCGCAGGTGCTGATCCTCGACGAGCCAACGGCGGTGCTGACGCCGACCGAAACCGAAGCGCTGTTCAAGACGCTGAAACTGCTGGTGGCCAAGGGCCTGTCGGTGATCTTCATCTCGCACAAGCTCAACGAGGTGATGATGGCGAGCGATCGCGTGCTGGTGCTGCGCGCCGGCAAGCTGTCGGGCGAGCGCCGAACAGCTGAGACCAACCGCCACGAACTGGCCGCCCTGATGGTCGGGCGCGAAGTTGCGCCGCCTGTCGTGGCCAAGGTCGAGCGCGGGGCGCTGCTTTATGAGCTGAACAATGTCTCGACCGCACGGCGTGCGCATGGCACGGCGCTGCAGGAGATCGCGCTCGCGCTGCATGGCGGCGAGATCACCGGTGTCGCCGGTGTTTCGGGCAACGGCCAGGCCGCGCTCGCCGGCCTGCTCGCCGGCATGGAAGCGCCGGTGTCCGGCACGGTGCGTGTCAATGGCGCCGCCGTGACGACATGGTCGCCGCTGGCAGCGTTAAACGCCGGCATCGCCCGCGTGCCGGAGGATCGGCACAGACAGGGCGCCATCGCCGATATGAGCGTCAGCGAAAACGTGATCGCCGAGCGCTATCGCGACCGCCGCTTCAGCCGTGGCGGACTTGTCGACTGGGCGGCCGCGCGCGCCTTCGCGCAGTCGATCATCGACGATTACGAGGTGAAGTGCCCTTCACCCGAGGCACGCATCCGGCTGCTGTCCGGCGGCAACATGCAGAAGCTGATCCTCGGCCGCGCACTCGACCCAAACCCGTCCGTGATCCTGGCCAACCAGCCCTCGCGCGGGCTCGATGTCGGCGCCGTCGCCTATGTGCATTCCCGCCTGCTCGAAGCGCGTGCACGCGGTGCCGCGGTGCTGCTGATCTCGGAGGACCTCGAAGAACTGCTGGCGTTGTCCGACCGCATCGTGGTGATCTCGGAAGGGCGGCTGTCGAAAGCCTCGGCGCGCGGCGAACTCACCATCAGCCAGATCGGCGCCATGATGGCCGGGCACGAGGCGGCGTGATGGGTGGTGGCTGGCATTGGTTCGGTGCTGTTCCTCTCGTCGAGGCCGGGGAAATTCTCCTACGTTCCGGAATGGATCCCCGACACGCTCCGGTCGCTTCGCTCCCTCACGCGGTCGAGGATGACGGGCGGCATGGGGCGCTCCGGCCAATCGCCAACGCCGAGGCCGGCAGATGGCATATGACGGCTTCACCATTCTCCAACGTAAGCGCTAGCGGCGGCGTCGAGTTCGGCTCAAGCATTGCAGGCGGCACCGACATCGACAATTGGCGCCGGCAGAAAATGAAGCCCGTCATCCTCGACCTCGCAAGCGACCGCAGGGAGCGGCGAG
This genomic window contains:
- a CDS encoding BMP family protein, which codes for MSISNSFTPSRRTVLKGVGAGAALAMTGGFAGRAFAADPIKVAAVYTVPVEQQWVSRIHKAANAAKERGDIDYVFSENTANTDYERVLREYCEAGHKLILGEVFGVEDAARAVAADYPDVAFLAGSSFKPDAAKAPNFATFDNYIQDASYLTGLIAGAMTKSKNIGMVGGYPIPEVNRLMNAFIAGVKESAPDTKFQIAFIGSWFDPPKAKETAFAQIDAGADLLYAERFGVSDAAKERKVLAVGNVIDTQKDYPDTVVASALWHFEPTLDHAIAQVKAGAFKAEDYGVYSFMKNGGCSLAPLGSFDGKVPTEVMAKVAEKEKAIKDGSLTIEIDDKEPKSS
- a CDS encoding sugar ABC transporter permease — protein: MRPRTLTAYGFLTPYLLIFLAFWVWPIISSFWMSFLNTRRLPWTFAPQANWGRLLVDPAFANALKNTLIILVVQVPVMITLATVLAVLLHSPLLRARGLFRFAFFAPVVVGEVAYAAVFRLMFNYEFGIINKLLALIGVAPISWTSNPTAAMALIIIAVTWRWAGYNAILILAGLQSIPQDLYEAATLDKVSKTRQFLFITVPLLRPIILFCIVLSIIGTMQLFTEPFLITNRGGPGGATETLGMLLYRQGFLSFNFGYASSIAYTIAAIAMALSLLNMWAGKERR
- a CDS encoding helix-turn-helix domain-containing protein, with protein sequence MVDGKSAGGSYWRTGASTVEAFPTQLQMFHTHPAVMEGPHWHAQVEVNFIVEGKVHYRMADREVVLTKGDLCLFWGGIPHQMDWRSDDTIYAGAHLPLVHFFRLNLPNGVQQHLMAGHVLILRATDPADGCNFERWNLYARSGDPAKAAHAVNELLLRIERMRFEPYELLPGVAAAITVDEFDQRALPLALRICSYIADNFRDDISIADIAAEFAIHPKYAMSVFRRSTGMTLNEYLNLLRLSYAQAMLMREDANVLHIAMESGFGSLSAFNKSFRRLAGMTPSSFRRAGTTA
- a CDS encoding ABC transporter substrate-binding protein, encoding MRNTLVCAAVALALSQGSALAQSGEITIWSWNIAASSLKETIAGFNKKHPDIKVNVQDLGNQQVFDKTLAGCAAGGAGLPDIITVENQEAEIFWNQFPDCFADLKTLGYSDATAQLFPEFKRVELEANGKVYAMPWDSGPVTVFYRRDFYEKAGVDPAAIKTWDDFIAAGKKIMQANPGVVMTEADLNGDDEFFRMISNEQGCGYFSPDGSAITVNQPGCVTALETVKKMKADNLVSAANWDEKIQATKAGKVATHIFGGWYEGTIRSNAKELAGKWGVYALPSATVDGSHAANLGGSSLAITEASKNKEAAYAFTSYALGTVEGQVTMLKAYGLVPSLLSALDDPFVQSGQPYWGDQKIWVDVLSTLPKVKPSRGTTYFTDANKILTATQLKYIEGGYPDAKAALDDAASQIELATGLPLSQ
- a CDS encoding LysR substrate-binding domain-containing protein, whose translation is MNRDLFDGLPHFLAVARHGSFTAAAEALDISPTAMSKAIRALETRYQAKLFQRTTRHVRLTDAGAELFQRLDRAANEISDALATLSTAQSVPAGTLRLTIPRSAMRYPVLPIIERFQALYPRVVLDISLNDALVDLVADGYDAGIRLGEAIDKDMIAVRLTPGNRWAIAASPDYLARSGTPKRLEDLSQHKAILFRFQASRTLHIWEFERRGRAIRVKMPQQLIVDDRLALVRLVKAGIGLGYVQEPEVQEEVERGELQLLFADQIGKDDGIFLYFPTAMQSQPKLRAFIDVARTIHAR
- a CDS encoding ABC transporter ATP-binding protein, which translates into the protein MTSPSTSFIQNAPALRLSGITKRFGALTANDGISFELRQGEVIALLGENGAGKTTLMNILFGHYVADEGSVEVFGKPLPPGDPKAALAAGVGMVHQHFTLADNMSVIDNIALGTQPLFRLKLDRSAARTKIDQLARDFGLAVKADALVADLSVGERQRVEILKALYRDAQVLILDEPTAVLTPTETEALFKTLKLLVAKGLSVIFISHKLNEVMMASDRVLVLRAGKLSGERRTAETNRHELAALMVGREVAPPVVAKVERGALLYELNNVSTARRAHGTALQEIALALHGGEITGVAGVSGNGQAALAGLLAGMEAPVSGTVRVNGAAVTTWSPLAALNAGIARVPEDRHRQGAIADMSVSENVIAERYRDRRFSRGGLVDWAAARAFAQSIIDDYEVKCPSPEARIRLLSGGNMQKLILGRALDPNPSVILANQPSRGLDVGAVAYVHSRLLEARARGAAVLLISEDLEELLALSDRIVVISEGRLSKASARGELTISQIGAMMAGHEAA
- a CDS encoding SDR family oxidoreductase — translated: MSQTVLITGSSTGIGRETASLFQARGWNVIATMRTPESESELDKLDNVRVLRLDVTDEASIRDAVAEGVRAFGAIDVLINNAGFGAYGPLEATSLETIRWQFDTNVVGLLAVTRAVLPHMRGRGRGTIVNISSMGGRVAFPLGSLYHGSKFAVEGLTEALSYELGAIGVRVKLVEPGMTKSDFGSRSLVFSSDESMPEYAALVKGTVEAFATLQAAETSDVAETIFTAATDGQDRLRYPSGHDARMFIDMRRQQDDETFARSLKRMFNM